One genomic window of Halococcus sediminicola includes the following:
- the rpmD gene encoding 50S ribosomal protein L30: MQALVQLRGEVNMEGGVRDTLSMLNVHSTNHCALVPETDTYEGMITKVNDYVAFGEPSPGVLATVLRTRGEPAEGDGDIDDEWVGENTDYDDVSALADALLAEETTLREAGLTPALRLHPPRGGHDGVKHPVPEGGELGRHSTEEIDALLTAMR; the protein is encoded by the coding sequence ATGCAAGCACTCGTTCAACTGCGCGGCGAGGTGAACATGGAGGGCGGCGTGCGCGATACGCTCTCGATGCTCAACGTCCACAGCACGAACCACTGCGCGCTCGTTCCCGAGACCGACACCTACGAGGGGATGATAACGAAGGTCAACGACTACGTGGCCTTCGGCGAGCCGAGTCCCGGCGTGCTCGCGACGGTGCTTCGCACGCGTGGCGAACCCGCCGAGGGCGACGGCGACATCGACGACGAGTGGGTGGGCGAGAACACCGACTACGACGACGTGTCGGCGCTCGCCGACGCCCTGCTCGCCGAGGAGACGACGCTGCGCGAGGCGGGGCTGACGCCCGCGCTTCGGCTGCATCCGCCGAGAGGCGGTCACGACGGCGTGAAACATCCCGTCCCGGAGGGTGGCGAACTCGGGAGGCACAGTACGGAGGAGATCGACGCGCTGTTGACGGCGATGCGGTAA
- a CDS encoding uL15m family ribosomal protein — MTSKKRRQRGSRTHSGGSHKNRRGAGHRGGRGRAGRDSHEFHNYGPLGKHGFSRPEKAKEEILTIEVRELDEDAALYAADGVAEETDDGYRLDARDVVEDGHAADAVKVLGGGQVRQSLTVTADAFSESARELIDEAGGEVSLSERGEERQAAREDDEDEEAEEATNAESE, encoded by the coding sequence ATGACAAGCAAAAAACGACGCCAGCGCGGTTCGCGTACCCACAGCGGCGGCTCGCACAAGAACCGTCGCGGGGCCGGCCATCGGGGCGGGCGCGGGCGCGCGGGACGCGACAGTCACGAGTTCCACAACTACGGACCGCTCGGCAAACACGGGTTCAGCCGCCCGGAAAAGGCAAAAGAGGAAATCCTCACCATCGAGGTGCGCGAACTCGACGAGGACGCCGCCCTCTACGCGGCCGACGGGGTCGCCGAGGAGACCGACGACGGCTACCGTCTCGACGCACGCGACGTCGTCGAGGACGGCCACGCGGCCGACGCCGTGAAGGTGCTCGGTGGCGGGCAGGTTCGCCAGAGTCTCACGGTGACCGCCGACGCGTTCTCCGAGAGCGCGCGCGAGCTTATCGACGAGGCCGGCGGCGAGGTCAGCCTGAGCGAGCGCGGCGAGGAGCGACAGGCCGCACGCGAAGACGACGAGGACGAGGAAGCCGAAGAGGCTACAAACGCGGAGTCGGAATAG
- the secY gene encoding preprotein translocase subunit SecY gives MGWKETAEPVLTRMPSVRQPDEHIPFRRKLGWTLGVLVLYFFLTNVNLYGLGGQGSDLFGQFRSILAGQSGSVLQLGIGPIVTASIVLQLLGGANLLGLDTNDPRDQVLYQGLQKFLVLVMICITGLPMVFAGNYLPASQQVAASLGIGVGGVKWLLFAQIFIGAILVLFMDEVISKWGVGSGIGLFIIAGVSQQLIGGFFGGDQFFASWFAIITGAIEVSPLTSEGIQTLLFGQGQLIALFTTLLIFVVVVYAESVRVEIPLSHARVKGARGRFPVKLIYASVLPMILVRALQANIQFLGQILNSQVGLPAWLGVYANGQPVGGLFYYLAPIYSPEQWLGASQAAWQVALRIGVDLTFMVLGGAVFAIFWVETADMGPEATAKQIQNSGMQIPGFRQNPGVIEKVLERYIPQVTVIGGALVGVLAVGANMMGTIGAVSGTGLLLTVSITYKLYEEIAEEQLMEMHPMMRQMFG, from the coding sequence ATGGGCTGGAAGGAGACCGCAGAACCCGTCCTGACGCGGATGCCCTCCGTCCGACAGCCGGACGAGCACATCCCGTTCAGGCGAAAGCTCGGCTGGACGCTCGGCGTACTCGTGCTGTATTTCTTTCTGACGAACGTCAACCTCTACGGGTTGGGCGGACAGGGAAGCGACCTCTTCGGGCAGTTTCGCTCGATCCTCGCCGGCCAGTCGGGGTCGGTCCTCCAGCTCGGCATCGGTCCGATCGTCACCGCGAGCATCGTCCTGCAGTTGCTCGGTGGCGCGAACCTGTTGGGACTGGATACGAACGACCCGCGCGATCAGGTGCTCTATCAGGGGCTCCAGAAGTTCCTCGTGCTGGTGATGATCTGCATCACGGGGCTACCGATGGTCTTTGCGGGCAACTACCTGCCGGCGAGCCAGCAGGTCGCGGCGTCGCTCGGCATCGGCGTCGGCGGCGTGAAGTGGCTGCTGTTCGCCCAGATATTCATCGGGGCGATCCTCGTCCTCTTCATGGACGAGGTCATCTCGAAGTGGGGCGTCGGCTCCGGGATCGGCCTGTTCATCATCGCCGGCGTGAGCCAGCAGCTCATCGGTGGCTTCTTCGGCGGCGACCAGTTCTTCGCCAGTTGGTTCGCCATCATCACCGGGGCCATCGAGGTCTCGCCGCTCACCAGCGAGGGCATTCAGACCCTGCTGTTCGGACAGGGCCAGCTCATCGCGCTCTTTACTACCCTGCTGATATTCGTGGTCGTGGTCTACGCCGAGTCGGTGCGCGTCGAGATCCCGCTCAGCCACGCCCGGGTCAAGGGCGCACGCGGGCGCTTCCCAGTCAAACTCATCTACGCGAGCGTCCTGCCGATGATCCTCGTGCGGGCGCTCCAGGCGAACATCCAGTTCCTCGGGCAGATCCTCAACTCGCAGGTCGGGCTGCCGGCGTGGCTCGGCGTCTATGCGAACGGCCAGCCGGTCGGGGGACTGTTCTACTACCTCGCGCCCATCTACTCGCCCGAGCAGTGGCTCGGCGCGAGTCAGGCGGCGTGGCAGGTCGCGCTGCGCATCGGCGTCGACCTCACCTTCATGGTCCTCGGCGGGGCGGTCTTCGCCATCTTCTGGGTCGAAACTGCGGATATGGGTCCGGAGGCGACCGCAAAGCAGATCCAGAACTCGGGCATGCAGATCCCCGGCTTCCGGCAGAATCCGGGCGTGATTGAGAAGGTGCTCGAGCGGTACATCCCCCAGGTCACCGTCATCGGCGGGGCCTTGGTCGGCGTGCTCGCCGTCGGGGCGAACATGATGGGCACCATCGGTGCGGTTTCGGGGACTGGCTTGCTGCTCACGGTATCGATCACCTACAAGCTCTACGAGGAGATCGCCGAAGAGCAGTTGATGGAGATGCATCCGATGATGCGCCAGATGTTCGGCTGA
- a CDS encoding helix-turn-helix domain-containing protein, with product MSIVAEYQVDRPDYASVLDEFPGMRLTVEGMTTADCETVAVVFCATGADFDAFETALGRTDEPTDVETWGEPTEGRKLYRMHLPVEATDYRVWAEHGGVLLDCTLDGEGMVVRMRFPDREALVGYRRHCRERGCSFELRELVTTDGQPAEHDALTPPQRALLTAAVGGGYFEIPREMTMNDLATQFGISDQAASERLRRALSNTLGDATLDRTPDTRAVAPGSL from the coding sequence ATGAGCATCGTCGCTGAGTATCAGGTCGATCGCCCGGACTACGCGAGCGTGCTCGACGAGTTCCCGGGGATGCGCCTGACCGTCGAAGGAATGACCACGGCCGACTGCGAGACGGTTGCGGTCGTGTTCTGTGCAACGGGGGCAGATTTTGACGCCTTCGAGACCGCACTCGGGCGAACGGACGAACCTACCGACGTCGAGACGTGGGGCGAACCGACCGAGGGTCGGAAGCTCTATCGGATGCACCTGCCGGTCGAAGCGACGGACTACCGTGTCTGGGCCGAGCACGGCGGCGTGTTGCTCGACTGTACGCTCGACGGCGAGGGGATGGTCGTGCGGATGCGCTTTCCCGACCGGGAGGCGCTCGTCGGCTACCGCCGCCACTGTCGGGAGCGCGGCTGCTCGTTCGAACTCCGCGAACTCGTGACCACGGACGGGCAACCGGCGGAGCACGACGCACTCACGCCGCCACAGCGCGCGCTGCTCACCGCGGCGGTCGGGGGCGGCTACTTCGAGATCCCGCGCGAGATGACGATGAACGACCTCGCCACGCAGTTCGGCATCTCCGATCAGGCCGCCTCCGAGCGGCTGCGCCGCGCCCTCTCGAACACGCTCGGCGACGCCACGCTCGACCGCACGCCGGACACCCGCGCCGTGGCCCCCGGTAGCCTGTAA
- a CDS encoding TrmB family transcriptional regulator, whose product MARDAEQDAIELLQNLGLKEYEARCFVALTRLPFGTAKEISDVASVPRTRVYDAVRVLESEGLVEIQHTNPQHFRALSVGEATDILADRYATRIEDLDKALHEVEPRDDRDEEPSQEVWSLSGREAVAARTHQLIEEASTELILVVGAESALTEALYKRLATAADHDVDVLVGAASSTARSRLCERVPDAEIFETELDWLDGSADEPSIGVLAMADRNALLVSSRTEYTDGERTESAVFGSGFTNGLVVIARRLLSRGLLAERDPADRTGQ is encoded by the coding sequence GTGGCACGTGATGCGGAACAAGACGCTATCGAACTGTTGCAGAACCTCGGTCTCAAAGAGTACGAAGCGCGGTGTTTCGTCGCCCTCACGAGACTCCCCTTCGGGACCGCAAAGGAGATCAGCGACGTCGCGTCGGTCCCCCGGACGCGGGTCTACGACGCGGTTCGGGTGCTCGAATCCGAAGGGCTAGTCGAGATCCAACACACGAATCCACAGCATTTTCGCGCGCTCTCGGTCGGTGAAGCCACGGACATCCTCGCCGACCGCTACGCGACGCGCATCGAGGACCTCGACAAAGCCCTCCACGAGGTCGAGCCACGCGACGACCGCGACGAGGAGCCCTCCCAGGAGGTCTGGTCGCTGTCGGGCCGCGAGGCGGTCGCCGCGCGCACACACCAGCTCATCGAGGAGGCGAGCACGGAACTCATCCTCGTCGTCGGTGCGGAGAGCGCACTCACCGAGGCGCTCTACAAACGGCTCGCCACGGCGGCCGACCACGACGTCGACGTGCTCGTCGGGGCGGCCTCGTCGACAGCGCGCAGCCGGTTGTGCGAGCGCGTCCCCGACGCGGAGATCTTCGAGACGGAACTCGACTGGCTCGACGGATCGGCCGACGAACCGTCGATCGGCGTGTTGGCGATGGCCGACCGGAACGCACTGCTCGTGAGTTCTCGAACCGAGTACACCGACGGCGAGCGGACCGAAAGTGCGGTCTTCGGCAGCGGCTTTACCAACGGTCTCGTGGTCATCGCCAGACGGCTGCTCTCGCGTGGACTGTTGGCCGAGCGCGATCCCGCCGACCGAACCGGGCAGTAG